TAACTGAGCATGCTACGCAGTACCACCGATTTCATAGTATTAAGAATGCATGGCTTAAAAAAATAGTCTACAAACCTATATTTAAGGGAGCCCGGAGTGTTTTACCTGTCAGCAGGCATTTAGGGAGGAAAATAGAAGAACTTTTCGGAAAATTGCCAATAGAAGTCGTTCCCAATGTGATTAACATCGATTTATTTTACCCTAATGGCTATAAAAATCCAGTATTTACATTCCTACATTTATCCAACTTAAGCGAAGCTAAGAACATTGGTGGAATATTAAGTGCCATATTATATCTTAAACAAAAGAACTTTTCTTTTCGATTCATCATAGGTGGAAATGGAGACATCAAACAAGTCGAAGATTTCGTAGAATTCAATAAATTACAAGATGTCATTCAAATTGCACCAGCATTGTCCCATAAAGAAGTTTCGGACTATATGAGGTCAGCGGATTGTTTCGTTTTGTTTAGTGATTTTGAAAACCAACCTTGTGTACTAGCTGAGGCAATGGCGTCAGGATTACCTTTTATTTCAACAGATGTAGGTGGTGTACATGAGTTTTTTCCAAATGAAGGAGCATGGTTGATAGAGAAAGGAAATGTCCAACAATTAACTGATATCATGCAATCACTTATTCTAAATAATCCAACGATTGATAAAGCAAAACTTTCAAATTATGCAAGAGAAAATTTTGAATCGTCTTATATTTCACAGAAAATTAATAAAATATATAACGATTGTTTAAGAGTTACTACCATGAAATAACTTAACTTTGTGGTTTATTTGTAATAATGGAAAGCATAGGTATTAAAGAGATTCTCACCGTTACTATTACATTATTTACTGTTATTGATATTATTGGCGTGTTACCTTTATTGATTGATATTAGTAAAAATTCGGGTGAAATACATCCTGAACGCGCCTCGTTTGCATCGCTCATCATTATGCTTATGGCATTGTTTCTAGGGGAGAAGTTTTTAATGTTTTTAGGAGTTACTAAATCCTCATTCGCAGTGGCTGGAGGTATTATTTTGTTTATATTGGCTATGGAAATGGTTCTGGGTAGAAATATTATAAAACAAGCGAAACAACAAAATAAAGCAACCGCACTTGTTCCGGTTGCATTTCCATTAATATCAGGCGCTGGTACTATTACCACAATACTAACATTAAAATCTCAGTATAACTATCTGGAAATTGCATTAGCAATTGTAATAAATGTAATTGTTGTATTTCTCGTATTACGATATCTAAATTTCTTAAAAGATAAAATCTCAGAAAGTACTATTCTAGTTATGCGAAAAATGTTTGGGGTCATACTGTTAGCTATAGCTGTAGGTATGATTACTAAAAATCTTCAGTTGAATATTCGTTAGATTAGTTTTTTATTCTTGTTGCGATATTTATACCGAACCGATTATTTTCTAAGTTCGTTCCTCACTAAGAAAATTCAAGGTCGGCATTATATTTTGTAATATTTTTCAAAAAGGTTAATATAATTCCCTGAATTCTGGCTTTTTGGGACTAGAGTACTAGTTTTTTTACAAAAAAAAACATTCGATAAATTCAAATCTTTTAGTTTTGCACCCGGAGAGATGGCAGAGTGGTCGAATGCGGCGGTCTTGAAAACCGTTGA
The nucleotide sequence above comes from Chitinophagales bacterium. Encoded proteins:
- a CDS encoding glycosyltransferase yields the protein MNKFIVIEKRKHIMLISSWYPNRLDSYNGDFVQRHAMAISDISKVSVVHVEGDPNINKWELETIHVNEQMTEYLYYFPKSKISLLNFFRKVTGLIKGRNNLNNIDLIHANVVHYHFVWLLFQALPYILTEHATQYHRFHSIKNAWLKKIVYKPIFKGARSVLPVSRHLGRKIEELFGKLPIEVVPNVINIDLFYPNGYKNPVFTFLHLSNLSEAKNIGGILSAILYLKQKNFSFRFIIGGNGDIKQVEDFVEFNKLQDVIQIAPALSHKEVSDYMRSADCFVLFSDFENQPCVLAEAMASGLPFISTDVGGVHEFFPNEGAWLIEKGNVQQLTDIMQSLILNNPTIDKAKLSNYARENFESSYISQKINKIYNDCLRVTTMK
- a CDS encoding MarC family protein, which gives rise to MESIGIKEILTVTITLFTVIDIIGVLPLLIDISKNSGEIHPERASFASLIIMLMALFLGEKFLMFLGVTKSSFAVAGGIILFILAMEMVLGRNIIKQAKQQNKATALVPVAFPLISGAGTITTILTLKSQYNYLEIALAIVINVIVVFLVLRYLNFLKDKISESTILVMRKMFGVILLAIAVGMITKNLQLNIR